One window of the Benincasa hispida cultivar B227 chromosome 3, ASM972705v1, whole genome shotgun sequence genome contains the following:
- the LOC120073519 gene encoding uncharacterized protein LOC120073519 produces MKTEKVKAMGVYNLLQIMVKIFRFTEVLVAMGFLFWTFSRLPLVLRVSKDYISQISNYFTGPVFGFILCNTIIVALIAKPHFSGGKISSDNVETELFNELVKDGADRSLSLPGSEPIGRLCSDSGQEEIAYEDKEVISEVRSMKAAIFTEKRDDFGSESEKLKLAWMEFSGGEFRRLEAEEEAIWGGGFSPESVWHGEELSNKEFQRRIDAFIARELRFRWEESGAVILRS; encoded by the coding sequence ATGAAAACAGAGAAAGTTAAAGCAATGGGAGTCTAcaatcttcttcaaatcatGGTGAAAATTTTTCGATTCACAGAGGTTTTAGTGGCAATGGGTTTTCTCTTCTGGACATTTAGCCGCCTCCCTTTGGTCCTCAGAGTTTCGAAGGATTACATTTCTCAAATCTCCAACTATTTCACAGGCCCTGTTTTCGGCTTCATACTCTGCAACACCATCATCGTCGCTTTAATTGCCAAACCCCACTTCTCTGGCGGAAAAATCAGCAGTGACAATGTCGAAACCGAGCTCTTTAACGAACTGGTAAAAGACGGCGCCGATAGGTCTCTGTCTTTGCCTGGGAGTGAGCCAATTGGGCGGCTCTGCTCTGATTCAGGGCAAGAAGAGATCGCCTACGAAGACAAGGAGGTAATTTCTGAGGTGAGATCGATGAAGGCGGCGATCTTTACCGAAAAAAGGGACGATTTCGGTTCGGAATCGGAGAAATTGAAGCTAGCATGGATGGAATTCAGTGGAGGAGAGTTCCGACGGCTAGAAGCAGAGGAGGAAGCGATTTGGGGAGGTGGGTTTTCGCCGGAAAGTGTATGGCACGGCGAGGAGCTGAGCAATAAGGAATTTCAGCGAAGGATCGACGCGTTCATTGCAAGAGAGTTGAGGTTTCGCTGGGAAGAATCCGGAGCCGTTATCCTCCGAAGTTAA